From Paenibacillus physcomitrellae, the proteins below share one genomic window:
- a CDS encoding type IA DNA topoisomerase: protein MKTLVIAEKPDMGRTIGRVIEPRAKNNRVYLEGDNYIITWAIGHLLGLAEPDAYDEKYKRWNFNDLPILPEQFRIVPNPKTKDQLKTIAELAKRCDKIVNACDAGREGQYIFALIQQQLKLRQPVRRLWISDLTSESIAQGFSSLRDGHEFDNLTMAARARSEADWLVGMNASRAFTTKHKELLSVGRVQTPVLALIYDRQIEIEKFDSQTFFEIKAVFQQGERSYTGTWQGERLTDAEKAAAIAEKVRKQQGRITQYDVKDTKEYPYRLYDLTLLQREANAKYGFSAKKTLDIAQALYERHKVITYPRTNSNYVTEQNIDGMQKTLQMLKSSPYKELADGAEPGRVHKNNKAVCNPQRVEDHHAILPTLKRPSSLSKEEQQIYDLVIRRFLAHFYPPAEYKQHTVLTVVQDETFKTNVKELLSLGWKICQADDGSASGSGSGSRSRKKKDDEDEQEEELVSEPFSVDPDQVVLCKKADAKEKATKPPKAYTEGTLLKAMESAGKQLENDELREAMKDAGLGTPATRAATIERLKKVGYIVMQGKKITVTQKGRTAIELIRHAGVELLTSPEMTGQWERRLYQISRGEAEAEKFMENVKRFTVSIVDKVRVQQKADASLFEGQQKQAKKVRSPRGASASSAGEKTQSFRGGITATAVRRTGTAAPATADTATVAAAASNTGKVQAANTPAAREVFGGCPRQGCGGQLIEGRKGYGCTHFKQGCGFVIWKEFNGKNISKAMLSALIQKGRTQLLSFKPEAGAEFKARIVLADASTGQLRLERE from the coding sequence TTGAAGACGCTCGTAATTGCAGAGAAACCGGACATGGGACGGACTATTGGCCGGGTGATTGAACCTAGGGCCAAGAATAACCGAGTCTATCTGGAGGGCGACAATTATATCATTACATGGGCGATCGGCCACCTGCTGGGGCTGGCTGAACCGGATGCGTATGATGAGAAATACAAGAGATGGAATTTCAATGATCTGCCGATCCTTCCGGAGCAGTTCAGGATTGTGCCGAACCCGAAGACGAAGGATCAGCTGAAGACGATCGCGGAGCTGGCGAAACGCTGCGACAAGATCGTTAATGCCTGTGACGCCGGGCGGGAGGGGCAGTATATTTTTGCGTTGATTCAGCAGCAGCTTAAATTACGGCAGCCGGTGCGACGGCTGTGGATTTCCGATTTGACCTCCGAGAGCATTGCCCAAGGCTTCAGCAGTCTGAGGGACGGGCATGAGTTCGATAACCTGACGATGGCAGCGCGGGCAAGGAGCGAAGCGGACTGGCTGGTGGGCATGAATGCCTCCAGAGCTTTTACAACCAAACATAAGGAGCTGCTGTCCGTAGGACGGGTGCAGACGCCGGTGCTTGCTCTGATCTATGACCGTCAGATCGAGATTGAGAAGTTTGATTCGCAGACTTTTTTCGAAATTAAAGCGGTATTTCAGCAGGGGGAACGTTCTTATACGGGTACTTGGCAGGGAGAGAGATTAACGGATGCCGAGAAAGCGGCGGCGATTGCCGAGAAGGTGCGCAAGCAGCAGGGGCGGATCACGCAATATGACGTGAAGGACACCAAGGAATATCCTTACAGACTGTACGATTTGACGCTGCTTCAGCGGGAAGCCAATGCGAAATACGGCTTCTCGGCAAAGAAGACGCTGGACATTGCGCAGGCGCTGTATGAGCGTCACAAGGTAATCACGTACCCGCGTACGAACTCCAACTATGTGACGGAACAAAACATCGACGGCATGCAGAAGACGCTGCAGATGCTGAAATCGTCGCCATATAAGGAATTGGCCGATGGCGCGGAGCCAGGACGGGTCCATAAAAACAACAAGGCGGTCTGCAACCCGCAGCGCGTTGAGGATCACCATGCGATTTTGCCGACGCTGAAACGTCCGTCTTCCCTCAGCAAAGAGGAGCAGCAGATTTACGATCTGGTGATCCGGCGTTTTCTGGCGCATTTCTATCCGCCTGCGGAATACAAGCAGCATACGGTGTTGACAGTCGTCCAGGACGAAACCTTCAAAACCAATGTAAAAGAGCTGCTGTCTCTGGGCTGGAAGATTTGCCAGGCAGATGACGGGAGTGCTTCAGGCTCTGGTTCAGGCTCGCGGAGCCGCAAGAAAAAAGACGACGAAGACGAGCAGGAGGAAGAGCTGGTAAGCGAACCTTTTTCCGTTGATCCGGATCAAGTTGTACTCTGCAAAAAAGCCGACGCCAAAGAAAAGGCGACCAAACCGCCCAAAGCCTACACGGAAGGCACACTGCTGAAGGCGATGGAGAGCGCGGGCAAACAGCTGGAGAACGATGAGCTGCGCGAAGCGATGAAGGATGCTGGACTTGGCACACCGGCCACCCGTGCTGCTACGATTGAACGGCTGAAGAAGGTCGGATACATCGTGATGCAGGGGAAAAAAATCACGGTCACGCAAAAAGGCCGCACCGCCATCGAGCTGATCCGCCATGCAGGTGTCGAGCTGCTTACCTCGCCGGAAATGACGGGCCAATGGGAGCGCCGTCTTTACCAGATCTCACGGGGAGAAGCGGAAGCTGAAAAATTTATGGAGAACGTCAAACGGTTTACCGTTTCCATCGTGGACAAAGTCCGGGTGCAGCAGAAGGCGGATGCTTCTTTATTTGAAGGCCAGCAGAAACAGGCCAAAAAAGTCCGCAGTCCGCGCGGCGCTTCTGCGTCTTCCGCCGGGGAGAAGACGCAGAGCTTCCGGGGAGGCATAACGGCAACGGCCGTGCGGCGGACTGGAACTGCTGCGCCAGCTACTGCCGATACAGCTACCGTAGCTGCTGCTGCTTCTAATACAGGCAAAGTTCAAGCTGCCAACACACCTGCAGCAAGAGAAGTGTTTGGCGGGTGTCCCCGTCAAGGCTGCGGCGGACAGCTGATCGAGGGCCGCAAGGGATACGGCTGTACGCATTTTAAGCAGGGCTGCGGGTTTGTCATTTGGAAGGAATTTAACGGGAAAAATATTTCCAAAGCCATGTTAAGCGCCTTGATTCAGAAAGGCCGTACCCAGCTGCTGTCGTTTAAACCGGAGGCAGGCGCGGAATTTAAGGCACGGATTGTACTGGCGGACGCTTCAACCGGGCAGCTGAGGTTGGAACGGGAATAA
- a CDS encoding glutamate synthase subunit beta produces MSTPTGFMEFKRQLPGDRSPAERIKDWEEFHKHMSEEELRTQGARCMDCGTPYCHTGIDMTGGTSGCPVHNLIPEWNNLIYRGLWREALDRLHKTNNFPEFTGRICPAPCEGSCTVGLIGQPVTIKTIEEAIIEKGFEEGWVVPEPPEKRTGRRVAVVGSGPAGLAAAAQLNKAGHLVTVYERADRVGGLLTYGIPNMKLDKSVVERRVKLLEAEGITFITNTEIGKDIPAQQLVDDYDAVVLCGGATKPREFNIEGSDLKGVEYAMPFLNGTIKSYLDSNLEDGQYLSAEGKDVIVIGGGDTGSDCVATALRHGCSSVTQFGTHAKAPLERDPIQNPWPQFPNVYTLDYAHQEAKAVFGNDPREFSIMTTKFVGDENGNLKELHTIQIERIVDETGRKIYQPIPGTERVFPAQLALIAIGFDGPEQTLVQQLGLETDRRTNVKAKYGKFVTNNEKVFAAGDMRRGQSLVVWAINEGREAAREVDKFLMGATVLA; encoded by the coding sequence ATGTCTACACCTACGGGTTTTATGGAATTTAAACGCCAGCTTCCGGGCGATCGTAGTCCTGCGGAGCGGATCAAGGATTGGGAAGAGTTCCACAAACATATGTCCGAAGAAGAACTTCGTACTCAGGGTGCCCGCTGCATGGACTGCGGAACGCCTTACTGCCATACAGGAATTGACATGACTGGCGGAACATCGGGTTGCCCGGTACACAATCTGATTCCGGAATGGAACAATCTCATTTACCGTGGACTTTGGAGAGAAGCGCTGGACCGTCTTCACAAAACCAACAATTTCCCCGAGTTTACGGGCCGCATTTGTCCGGCGCCTTGCGAGGGGTCTTGTACGGTAGGCTTGATTGGACAGCCTGTTACGATTAAGACCATTGAAGAGGCTATTATCGAAAAAGGTTTTGAGGAAGGTTGGGTCGTACCTGAACCTCCTGAGAAACGGACCGGACGGCGCGTAGCGGTCGTTGGCTCAGGACCTGCCGGCCTTGCGGCCGCTGCCCAGCTTAATAAAGCGGGTCACCTGGTAACGGTGTACGAACGTGCGGACCGTGTCGGAGGACTCCTTACTTACGGTATTCCAAACATGAAGCTCGATAAAAGTGTTGTGGAACGCCGCGTGAAGCTGCTGGAAGCCGAAGGCATTACGTTTATCACGAATACGGAGATCGGCAAAGACATCCCGGCTCAGCAGCTGGTTGATGATTACGATGCAGTTGTACTTTGCGGCGGCGCTACCAAACCTCGCGAGTTCAATATTGAAGGCAGCGATCTCAAAGGCGTAGAATACGCCATGCCATTCCTGAACGGCACGATTAAGAGCTACCTGGACAGCAATCTCGAAGACGGTCAATATTTATCCGCTGAAGGCAAAGATGTTATCGTCATTGGCGGCGGCGACACCGGTTCTGACTGCGTGGCTACAGCTTTGCGTCACGGCTGCAGCAGCGTAACCCAATTTGGTACCCATGCGAAAGCGCCTTTGGAGCGCGACCCGATTCAGAACCCTTGGCCGCAGTTCCCGAACGTTTACACTTTGGATTATGCGCACCAGGAAGCAAAAGCGGTATTCGGCAACGATCCGCGCGAGTTCTCGATTATGACCACCAAATTTGTGGGTGACGAGAACGGCAACCTGAAAGAGCTGCATACAATCCAAATCGAACGTATTGTGGACGAAACAGGCCGCAAAATCTATCAACCAATTCCGGGTACAGAACGCGTATTCCCGGCTCAGCTTGCTTTGATCGCGATCGGTTTTGATGGACCCGAACAAACACTGGTTCAGCAGCTCGGTTTGGAAACGGATCGCAGAACGAATGTAAAAGCCAAATACGGCAAGTTCGTAACCAACAATGAGAAGGTCTTTGCTGCCGGCGATATGCGCCGCGGTCAAAGTCTCGTGGTTTGGGCGATTAACGAAGGCCGCGAGGCTGCCCGTGAAGTCGACAAGTTCCTGATGGGCGCTACGGTACTGGCGTAA
- a CDS encoding dihydrofolate reductase, translating into MSITLIWAMAEGGVIGRDNALPWRLPADMAFFKAQTTGKTVLMGRKTWESMNGRPLPNRVNVVLTRDKAFKAEGAEVIHSFGEAVHLADKGELMVIGGAELFRYFLPIADKLLVTEIEESIEGDVVMPEIDWSLFQLTEERQGLTDEKNPYKYKFLTYERS; encoded by the coding sequence ATGAGCATTACGTTGATCTGGGCCATGGCGGAAGGCGGTGTGATCGGACGCGACAATGCGCTGCCTTGGCGTCTGCCGGCCGATATGGCTTTCTTTAAAGCCCAAACGACAGGCAAAACGGTTCTGATGGGCCGCAAAACCTGGGAATCGATGAACGGCAGACCGCTGCCGAATCGTGTAAATGTGGTACTTACCCGCGATAAAGCGTTCAAAGCGGAAGGCGCTGAAGTGATTCACTCTTTTGGTGAAGCGGTCCATTTAGCGGATAAAGGCGAACTGATGGTGATCGGCGGTGCCGAGCTGTTCAGGTATTTCCTGCCCATTGCCGATAAACTGCTGGTTACGGAGATCGAGGAGAGCATTGAAGGAGACGTGGTGATGCCTGAGATTGACTGGAGTCTTTTTCAGTTGACCGAGGAACGCCAGGGGTTAACCGACGAAAAAAATCCGTACAAATACAAATTCCTCACCTACGAACGTTCGTAG
- the thyA gene encoding thymidylate synthase, translated as MKAYLDLLQDILDHGVEKGDRTGTGTLSVFGRQLRFDLSEGFPLVTTKRVHLKSVVHELLWFLKGDTNISYLQENGVTIWDEWADENGELGPVYGSQWRSWEAPDGRKIDQIAALVDGIKNNPNSRRHLVSAWNVAEIDNMKLPPCHFVFQFYVADGKLSCMLTMRSVDTFLGLPFNIASYALLTHMIAQQCDLEAGEFIWSGGDVHIYSNHLEQVKTQLAREPYPLPQLVIKRKPDSIFDYKFEDFEFVNYQHHPGIKAPVAI; from the coding sequence ATGAAAGCATATTTGGATTTACTGCAAGATATTCTCGATCATGGTGTGGAAAAAGGGGACCGGACAGGTACAGGCACTTTGTCCGTATTTGGCCGCCAGCTTCGCTTTGATCTATCGGAAGGGTTTCCGCTGGTAACAACAAAACGAGTACATCTGAAATCCGTTGTTCATGAACTTCTCTGGTTCCTTAAGGGAGATACCAACATATCCTATCTGCAAGAGAATGGTGTTACCATTTGGGATGAATGGGCAGATGAGAACGGTGAACTGGGACCCGTATACGGTTCTCAGTGGCGGTCCTGGGAAGCGCCGGATGGCCGGAAGATTGACCAGATCGCCGCTTTGGTAGACGGCATCAAGAACAACCCGAATTCCCGCCGTCACCTGGTCAGCGCCTGGAATGTAGCTGAGATCGATAATATGAAGCTTCCGCCTTGTCATTTTGTGTTTCAATTCTATGTGGCGGACGGTAAATTGTCCTGCATGCTGACGATGCGTTCCGTAGATACCTTCCTTGGACTGCCGTTTAACATTGCAAGTTATGCGCTTTTGACCCATATGATTGCCCAGCAGTGCGACCTGGAAGCCGGGGAGTTCATCTGGTCAGGAGGAGACGTGCATATCTATTCCAACCATCTGGAGCAGGTTAAGACCCAACTGGCCAGAGAACCTTATCCGCTGCCGCAGCTTGTTATTAAACGCAAGCCGGATTCCATTTTTGATTACAAATTTGAGGATTTCGAGTTTGTGAACTATCAGCATCATCCGGGAATTAAAGCGCCGGTAGCGATTTAA